The genomic DNA TGTGCAGCCAGAGTTAGCCAAGACTTTGCAAGCGATCGCTCAAGATCCCCAAAGCTTTTATCGGGGATGGATTGCAGAGGCGATCGCCCGCGACATGGCAAAAAATGGGGGCTTAATTACCGTTAACGATCTCCAGCGTTATCGCCCTACCTGGCGCACACCGCTTTGTGGCCCATTTCGGCAATATCAAGTCTGTTCCATGCCGCCGCCTTCATCGGGGGGCGTTCACCTCTTACAGATGTTGAACATCCTAGGCGACACTGACCTAAAAGCTTGGGGTTGGCGCAGCCCAGATGCTCTACACTTGCTGGCTAGCGCGATGCAGATTGCCTACGCTGATCGCGCTGTCTATCTAGGCGATCCTAAGTTTGTTCAAGTTCCAGTCCAAGCCTTAACTAGCCAAGCTTATGCAGCAGCGCGGCGACGAGAAATTCCACCCCAGCAGGCCCGCTCCTCGAAAGTTGTGAAGGCGGTTGAGCCAGCCATTTTGCAGCGATTTATGGCCCAGGCCGAGTCTAATGACACTAGCCATCTCACAGTGGTAGACCCAGCCCGGAATGCAGTCAGTCTCACTTTTACAATCAACGGTGGCTTTGGGGCGGGGGTCGTAGCACCGGGGACAGGAATTTTGCTCAACAACGAAATGGATGATTTTGCGATCGCCCCTGGTACTCCTAATCTTTATGGGCTGGTAGGAAATGAGGCTAATGCGATCGCCCCTGGCAAAATCCCGCTTTCCAGCATGACTCCCACCATTGTCACAGAGCAAGGCAAGTTGCGTTTGGCGGTAGGCTCTCCCGGTGGCAGCACGATCATTACCACCGTTTTTCAGATTATTCTGAACGCTTTGGTCTATGACATGGATGCTGGCGCTGCTGTTTCTGCCTCCCGCATTCATCACCAATGGCTACCCGACACCCTAAGAGTAGAACCTTGGGGACTAGATGCAGCAACCCTGAAAGATCTACGTCAGCGAGGCTACAAACTCGACGAGCAAACCCCTTGGGGCAACGCCAATTTAATTATTGCCACTCCCAATAGTGCTCTCGAAGGAGCAACTGATCCACGAGGCGAAGGAGCAGTCCGAGGTTTTTAGCCTTCCCACTAAGCAGTGTGGCGTAGCACCTCTAACTCCAGCATGGCATCAATCATGGCCCAAGCTTTACCTAAGGCTTCGTTCAGCTCTGTCACTCGAATGCCATAGCGTATTCTGCCGCGCTGCCATTGCAACCATACACCTCGGTCGTGGTCTGACTTCTTGAGGTAAATCGGAATTGCGTGGTAGGTTGTGTAGGGTTTTAAAGGGGCCATTACCAAAACCTCGATGCCAAAAATAATTGAGTTTATTGAGAGATTAATCGTGGATTGCACCCAGGTGATCGTAAGGATTTAATTTTATCTATAGCCGTAATTCTACTAGCCAGATGGGTGAGTTGAATCCACCTTTTTAGATAAATATTTAATCCCTTCTAAAGATATATAGAAATGTAGCGATCGCCTTTGGCAACTACTTTTCGCAGCCATGTAATTCCGGTCAAAAGCTTCTTCAAGAAGTTTTTGGTTACCTGCAAATACTTAGTTCCAGACTTATTCAATGTTTCCGTAAATTTTCGGTAAAGTTTTTGTAAGCTTATTAAATTCTTGAATGGGGTGCAGCGGTTCCATGCCCTTATTCACAAACAGTTTGTGAACGCTATAGCTGTTAGGTATTTATATTAGGTATCTGTACCTAAATTTCATTGGCCGAAATTTGGGGAAGAGATTAGGATAGAAGCCTCGATCGTCGCCAGCATCTAAACCGCCTCATTGAGAATTCAGCGCTTATGGAACCAACCATCAGTCATGCGTTAAAAGAGTGGGCTGTAGCTGTCAATGCCTTGGCGCAGGGACAAACTATTCTGCTGTTACGCAAGGGAGGGATTAAAGAGCAAGGTGGAGCTTTCAAGGTAGCTTATGACCAAGTGCTACTCTACCCTACCTACGAGCACCAAAAACCTGAACTGCTCAAGCCTAACTATGCGGCTCAAGTTCAATCAGTATCATCGGGTTGGCATCCTGAAACGGTTCCCATTAGCGCTTGGGCTCAAATCACTCACATTATCCAGGTCAGTGAGGCGTCAACCTTGGCTCAACTGCTCCCCTTCCACGTTTGGAATGAGCAGTTTGTGAGCGATCGCTTAAAGTGGAAGCCCCGTACACCGCTGTATTTGCTGCTGCTACGGACTTATCGTCTCCCGCAGACCCAAATGATTCCCTATCATCTAGAGTATGGAGGGTGCCAATCGTGGATTGATTTAGCCACCTCGATTTCACTAGCTGATTCAGTACCAGCGCTCAGCGATGCCGAGTACAGTCACCAGACCAAAACGATTCAAACGATGATCAATGAATCGACGGTTCAAACGACAGTGACTTCTTTATGACTATAAAATAACGCTATTCATTAGACCTCCTGCACGAATAATAAAAGCCCCCTCCTGTCCCCCAATTCTGGGGGAAGTTAATACTCGGTCCCCCCCAGAATTGGGGGGTTAGGGGGGCGAGATTCGATTCATGCAGGAAGTCTATTACTCATCCAACCCCTTTCTCCACAGCATCACCACCATGGCTAAGCAAAGAAGTCGGTTAGCTGATCGCCCGTCCACTCGCAATAGACAACCCATGTCTTTTACGTTAGAAAATATTACGCAAAGAGATTTCTTTGTCGCCCTAGGAATATGGGTCTTTCTGGAAGTTTTGGCTCTCTTACTGTTTCCAGCAATGGGATTGATCAAACCGGGCGATCGCTTGCAGGGATGGATCGCGACCAGTATCCCACTCGGGTTAATTGGGGCGTTCTTAGTTGGCGCAAGTTCACAGTATATCAATGTCACTGTGGATCGCGCAGATAGAACGAACAAGCCTTTGCTGATTTTGTTAGGGCAAGCTGTGGGCTGGCTGGGTCTAGCTGGCGTTCTATTTCCCCTACTCGTCGTGGCAATTGAGTTTTTTACTAATACACTCGGCAAAGCAGGTTGAGGCGGAGCTGCAAGTCGTCATTCTAGCGCCAGCAAACTACCTCGTTGAACACGGGTAATTTATATCACATTTGTCTAGCTGGGTTGCGGTCGAACTTCGCCGATTTTAAGGCTGGGCCAAGAGTTGCACAGAGGTAGTGGATGCTTGGCTTGGGGAGGTGACACGCTTGAGTTGCGAATGGCCTGAGAGGAAAGCAACAGCAGCAGTAATGGCGATCGCGTTAATAACAAGAGTGCTGCGTGAGGAAAATGATTCAGACATGACGATAACAGGAAATGAATGCTAATTTCGTTATGACATTCCCTCCAGCTAGTTCACGTGATCTTACAGGTGTTTATCTGTAATCTCTGTCACAAGAAGGCTTGGAACGGTTTGTCTGGGCAATGGCGCAATGGCGATCGCTTCGTAACTCTGGTGCCCAAGGATCAGTGATGACTTCTCAAATTCCCGCCAACTCAGACACCAATCTTTTCGATCCGCTCACCCCCAAACCTTTGCGAAGCAAGCCAACGCTTGAATCTCTAGGTGAGCTAAGAGCAAGAGCCCTAGAACAAATCCGAGCGAGTTTGCGGCCTGGGCAGCAGCAAATGGCAGATTGGCAAGGTGGACCGTTGGCAGTTTCTGCGGTGCCTGGAGCGGGAAAGTCAACTGGGATGGCAGGGGCAGCGGCGATCGCGATCGCGCGTTACCAATTGCATAACAGCCGTCAACTGGTTGTCGTCACCTTTACCCGATCGGCGGCGGCGAATGTTAAGGCCAAAATTCGCCAAGCCCTGCGAGCCATGTCTCTCCCTCAGGGGGGCTTTGTGGTGCAGACGCTACATGGTCTGGCCCTCAATATTGCCACCCGACACCCTGATCTTTCTGGGCTCAACTTAGAGCGCTTAACTTTAATCTCACCGACCCAAAGTCATCGCCTGATTCGCGCTTGTATTGAGCAATGGATTGCTGATCATCCAGCTTTATACCAACAGTTGCTGGAAGGGCAACACTTTGATGGAGAAGAAACAGAGCGATTGAGGCGACAGTCAGTGCTGCGGACAGAAGTGCTGCCCGAACTGGCTCAAACCGTCATTCATGAAGCCAAGAGTTCTGGTTTGTTGCCTGAAGATTTGCAGCGCTTGAGTCAGGAAATTACATCAGATGGTTATGGAGTCTTAGAAGTCGCCGCTGGGCTGTATGAACGGTATCAAACTTTGCTGCGATCGCGAGACTTCATCGATTACGACGAAATGATTTTGTCTGCCCTGCGAGTGTTAGAAAATGACAGTGCTCGCCAGCTTTGGCAAACCCAAACTTTTGCAGTGTTTGAAGACGAAGCCCAAGACTCTACACCCCTTCAAACCAGGTTATTGGAGATCTTGTCTACCGATCCCAGCAATGCTGAGCAATTACCTAACTTAGTGCGAGTGGGCGATCCCAACCAAGCCATCAACTCCACCTTCACCCCAGCTGACCCCGTTTTCTTTCGAGAGTTTTGTGAACGCTGTGGCACCCAAGACCGATTAGTCACGATGGATCAGGCGGGTCGCAGCACCCAGATTATTATTGATGCTGCCAATTTTGTCATGGAATGGGTAAATCGCACCTATGGAAGTCAGCGATCGCCAGCTGCACCTCAAGGTAACGAGACGGTTCTCCCTTTCCGACCCCAGCACATCCATCCCGTTGATCCACAAGATCCCCAACCTGATGCCAACCCAGCTCCCACTGGGCGAGGTTTAGAGCTACACACCCCCCGTGACCCTTATCATACGGTCGAGTTAATTGGGCAGCGGGTCATAGATCTGTTTGGACAAGATCCCCAAACGCAAGCAGCCATCTTGGTGCGCGAAAATAAGCAGGGACGCTTTATTGCAGAGAACTTAAGTTACCTAAAGCGAGATTACGGCATTGAAGTTTACGATGTTGGCGATCGCGATCGGCACTCGAAAGTCCCAGGTGAAATCCTGGCCCTGCTGCAATTTATCGATCGCCCCCATTCCCCCGACAACCTGAAAGCTGCCCTTGCGGTTTTAGTCGAGCGGCAGTTAATCCCCTCGCAAGATTTGAACGCGATCGCCAGTCTCCCAGAACAGTTTCTATATCCTGGCCCGCTTGACCCCGCTCAAGCCGATCCGGTACAAAAGGCCCGCCGTTTCTGCAACAGCTTGCTCCGAGCCCGCTTGGAATTGCCCCATTATCAATTCATTTCCTTCCTAGCTTTAGCGCTGAATTATGATCAGGCGGAATTGGCGACAGCAGATAAGCTAGCCGAACGCATCGCGCAGCAAACGGTAGGCGATAGCTCGATGAGCGCAATGTTGATGCGACTGGGCGAAATCGTGAGTTCAGAGAAATTTGAACCTGTAGAAACAGAAAACTCAGAAGCTCGTTACACGCGATCGGGACAACTGACCATTATCACGATGCACAAGGCTAAGGGGTTGGACTGGGATTATGTATTTCTGCCCTTTCTGCATGAGCAAACCATTCCGGGTGGTCTGAGAATTCTGCCGCAATCTCAGTTTCTTGGGGACTTTACTCTGGCAGAAGTCGCTCGCGCCCAGATTCGCGCTAGCTTACATGGTCAGTTTCCTCTCCCTGATGTTGCAACTGCTTGGGAGCGGGCAGGGCAGTTGAAACTGGCAGAAGAGTTTCGGCTGCTTTATGTCGCAATGACTCGTGCCAAACGCCTGTTGTGGATGTCTGCGGCCCAAAAAGCGCCATTTACTTGGAATAAACCTAATAATTTAGAAGACAAAAAACCCTGCCCCGTTCTACCCGCACTCAAACGCCAGTTTCCTGAAGCAGTGGTTTCCTGATGGTAGTAGCTCCCTAGAGTCAGGCAATGCACACAAATGTCCGTTGTGCTGCTTCAGTCTGCCTTGCCGTCAGAATCGTCTTCATTGGTTGGGTGCATTGGGTCTTTCAGGCTTAGAACCACCAGGAATTAAACTTCCATAAGGAAGTTTTGGTAAAGATTGAATATTAGGACCAGGTAAAGTTTCTGGCTGCCCCGTCTCTGGACCTATTGGAGTTTTCGGTTCATCTGGAATGTCTGGATCATTCAACACATCCCGAAAGTATTTGCCTGAAAGTCCAGCCGCTGTCAGTGTGGGTACGCCTGCACGCAGATCGACAACATAAGCAATGTATTGCGTTTTAAAGGGCTTTAGTTTTCCATCATCCTCAACAGAGGGCACAAACTCGGTTGCATCGAAATTGCCTTTTATGACAACTAAAGCAAGTGGTGGAACCTCTCCAATCGGACTGAATCCTAAATCAATCGCTTCAAGTTCGGGCAAGGTAATGGGGAGATTTAAGACAACTTTCGGACTGCCATTAAGAACCTTGAACTGAAGATTGTCAACTTTGAGGAAGTTTAGGGCAACTTGTTCAAGTTCCTGCTTAGAAGCATTAATTAGTGAACGTCTCTTAAGAAAAGACTTAATGGAAGGCTTTTCCGGCGAATCTTCTGAAGAATTATTGCTTGGTTCGGTCATAGCAGTCTTCTGTAATAGAAATACTGTTGTTACGACTCCCATACAATTACAAAATCTGGGGATTTTCCAGATTCTAAGAAGGCTCAAAAGCTTGTTTTCCAGTAGTCCCCGAGTTTGAGCCACCAAAATCGATCGCTGAATCCTTCTCCTCTATGCCTTCGACAAACCCAGAGCATGGCTACGCTAGCGCCCCTACAAGAATAACAAATGCGATCGCCCTCCAATTTCTCTAGAGTTGCGATCGCATTAAAAACTTATTTTGGCCCCAGTTTTAGATCAAGAGCTTACTGAAAGTTCTTCGGGCCTTGATAACCTGACAATTCAGCCAGCTTTTCTAGAGATTGGGTTCCCCCAAAAAACTGTCCATTGATTTCCCAAGTCGGATAGCCTTCAATCTTCTGAGCTTTGCAGACTCCAGGTTGAGCGTTCTGGCCGCCCGGATCGCACTCAATGTAATTAATTTGCTTGGCACCCTCACGACCAAACAATTGTTTTTGGTCATTGCAGTGGGGACACCAGTAAGCGCCATACATTTTGGCTCCAACTTGGCTGAGGTGCTTCGCTAGACCAATTTGAGCAGGGCTAGAAGGAGTTGTCACCAAGGCACCCGGTTCTCCAGCACCAGAACCTGACGCGCTCGTAGTGCCTGTACCGTCAATGCTGGCGTAAACCCCCAGAGTTCCGACCAAGGTCACCAACCCAACGACCAATCCTGTGAAAAAGAGTTGCCCGACATCTTCCCAGGTTCGACCGATGACTGTCAGAACCAGGAAGCTAATTGAGAACAGCGCCGACGCTAGACAGTAGAGGCATAACGCTTTGATTTGAAATGCCAGCAGGTACATCAAGTAACCGCTAAACACCGTCATTGCTGTACCGATCGCTAACATTAGCGGCCAAGTCCAGTTTTCCAACTTGGCGTGCAAGTCTTTGTTGGCAGAAGTATTCACCACTAAAGGCGCGATCGCCAACCCCCCCATACTGGCATAAGCCAAAAAACCAAATAGCGTCAATGGCAAGCCAAATACTGTGGCGTAGGGGCTAGAAAGTACCTGTTCGCAGCCGCTAGTGGGACAGGCCGCAGCCCCTCCTGTCAGCTTGATGATGGTTAGGTAGCCTGTTCCTACAGCTCCCACAGCCGCGATCGCGGCAATAATCACGCGAGACCAGCGATGAATCCAAGGAGTAGAACGTCGGCGTCTCATAAAACCCCTGTGCAATTAACTGAACTTGATCATTGCCAATCTAGCTTATAGCACCCTATTAAGTGAGTGACTACTCCACTTGGCAACAGGTTATTCCGAATAAGAATGGGCCGTGATGGAGGTCATAGGCTTTGCTTGCCCTTTCATCGCCAAACTACGACGCATCGACTCTACAAAACGGCTCACCCGAATTGGGTCTACTGGCTGCTCAATGCGGCCATGCCGCTTCAAGGAGCTGGAGACGATCACCCCATCTGCCGCTTGAATTAGGGTCGGGATATTTTCCCAATCCGCCCCACTGCCAATAAACACAGGCGTACCATTTGCCGCTGCTGTCGCCAGCTCCAAATCTTCCAAGCTGGGAGGGCTACCCGTGGCCCAACCAGATAAGATCACCCCATCGGCCAAACCACGCTCAATGGTTTCTTGCACCGCTGTGGTCAAATTAGGTGATCCCAAGGGTCGGGCGTGCTTCACTAGCACATCCGCCAAGATTTTGACATCGCTGCCCAGTTCCCGACGATAGCGTAAGAGTTGATGCGCTTGCCCTTCGATTAGACCTTGGTCAGTTGCCATCACCCCAGTCAAAACATTGACTCGAATAAAGTGAGCCTGCACACAGGTCGCGATCGCTATTGCACTCTGAGCATCGTTACGCAGCACATTGAGCCCGATAGGCACCGTCACAAGATGCATCAGCCGTTGCACAATCAAGCTCATGGCACTCACCACAGCCGGATCAACGCGGTCTTTGGCAAAGGGAGCATCAAAAAAGTTTTCTACGATAATGCCATCTACACCGCCTGATGCCAAAGCTGTAGCTTCTTGCTCAGCGCGATCGATGACAGCCTTTAGGCTCCCTCCCCAACGCGGCGAGGCTGGTAAAGGCAGCAAATGCACAACACCAATGATGGGATTCGCGGTTTTGAATATGTGATTTAAGTCCACTTGCTTCAAATATCTCGGACTCAGCGGCAAAGGTCAGATAATCAAAATGATAACTTCTTACCGCACTTCTATTCGCTGTAAAGATTGATTCGCTAGCCCACCTTTCAGTAAATGCTTCAACGCTACGAACAAACAGTAAGCCTTTCTGAAACTCGCGATCGCTTTTGCAAAATCACTTTAGTTAGCCCAAGCAAGGCCGAAGTGGACATCAGCCAATCGCTAGCACTAGTCATCATTGAACCAACTTAATATGTTGTAACCGTTAAATTGTGCGGTACTATGGAGACTCGTGCTATTTGGCGATTGCAGTCAACGGCCTCCATCGGACAGCAAACCAGCGGGGTTGGAAAGGCGATCGCAACAGTCTCAACGGCCTGACCTCTCCCTGTCTCAACGCTGATCTCCTTAATACTTACCGAACTCTGAACTTCATGGGCAATAAGCCAACTATTTCCGTCGCACATTTAGGTTGCGAGAAAAATCGAATTGACACTGAACACATGCTCGGTCTGCTGGTAGAAGCAGGCTATCAAGTTGATACCAACGAAGACTTGGCCGACTACGTCATCGTCAACACTTGTAGCTTCATTCAAGCAGCGCGAGAGGAATCGGTTCGCACCATTGTTGAGCTGGCTGAAGCCAACAAGAAAGTGGTGATTACGGGTTGCATGGCCCAGCACTTCCAAGAAGAGTTGCTAAACGAGTTACCGGAAGCCGTGGCCCTAGTTGGGACAGGTGACTACAACAAAATCGTCAACGTGATTCAGCGGGTGGAAACGGGTGAGCGCGTCAAGGAAGTAACGCCAGAGCCGACTTATATCGCTGACGAAACTACTCCTCGTTATCGCACCACCACGGAAGGCGTCGCTTATCTGCGGGTGGCAGAGGGTTGCGATTACCGTTGTGCCTTCTGCATTATTCCGCATCTCCGAGGCAATCAGCGATCGCGCACCATCGAATCTATTGTGGCCGAGGCTGAACAATTGGCTGCTGAAGGCGTGCAAGAGCTGATCTTGATCTCCCAAATCACCACCAACTACGGTTTAGATATCTACGGCGAGCCAAAGTTGGACGAACTGCTGCGGGCTTTAGGGAAAGTTAATGTGCCTTGGATTCGCATGCACTATGCCTATCCCACGGGACTCACCCCCAAAGTGATTGCAGCGATTCAGGAAACACCCAACGTTCTGCCTTACCTGGATTTGCCGTTGCAACATTCTCACCCAGAAATTCTGCGGGCGATGAATCGGCCTTGGCAAGGTCGCGTCAACGACAGCATCATCGAACGGCTAAAAACGGCCCTACCTGATGCTGTTCTCCGCACCACTTTTATTGTCGGCTTCCCTGGGGAAACTGATGAGCATTTCGAACACCTGTTACAGTTCGTAGAACGGCATGAGTTTGATCATGTGGGCGTGTTTACCTTTTCAGCTGAAGAGGGCACTCCTGCCTATAGCCTGCCAAATCAAGTACCGCAAGCTATAATGGACAAGCGTCGTGATGCGTTGATGGCCCTTCAACAACCCATTTCCTTGAAGAAGAATCAAGCTGAAATCGGGAAAACTGTTAACGTTCTGATTGAGCAAGAAAATCCTGAAACTGGCGAGTTGGTTGGGCGTTCCATTCGCTTTGCTCCAGAAGTTGACGGCGTTGTCTATGTTCAAGGCGAGGCAGCGCTGGGAACCTTAGTTCCAGTTACGATCGCCGACGCTGATGTTTACGATCTTTATGGTCGCGTTGCACCCTAACAAAAATTAAGGTTGGACAATTTCGTCACTTAGGTCGTAAAATTTCTTAATATGACAGCTATTGACCAAGCGCTCATCAGCGCTGGTTAGTTACAAGAACCTTGGCGAGACCAGGTAGAGGGTTCTAGCCGCAAGTTTTTATTGGCAATGTACCTTAGGAGGTACAGCTTGCAAATTGCCCAAGTGGATAAAACCTTCTAGATCAATACGCTCAGTCTTGGGCAGGGTTCAAACGGCGGACGGCATCCCGTCGAAGCTCGTTGAGGGTAAAGTCACCGCGACTCCCTAAGAGACGAGAAAACTGCGACCAAGCTTTTCATGCTTGGGGCGGGAGTATGCCATGCGATTCATGACCCTTATTTACTAAACTGCATGACTCTTTCGTTTCAAAGTCTCGGCCTCTCTGAAGCCCGCGTTCAACATCTAGAAAAGATCGGTTTTACCACTCCCAGCGCAATTCAAGCCCAAGCCATTCCTCATCTGTTGGCAGGCCGTGACGTAGTAGGCCAAGCCCAGACGGGTACAGGTAAGACTGCTGCTTTTTCGCTGCCCATCCTAGAGCAGATTGATTTGAATGCGGTAGGGGTACAGGCGTTGATCCTAACTCCCACTCGTGAGTTGGCTGTTCAAGTCAGTCAAGCCATTCGTACCTTCAATGATGAACGACGACTGCACATTCTACCGATCTATGGTGGTCAAGCGATCGATCGCCAAATTATGCGTCTCAGACAAGGCGTACAGGTAGTCGTAGGAACTCCTGGACGAGTGTTAGATTTACTCGACCGTGGCGACCTGAAGCTAAACAACCTGCGTTGGTTGGTATTGGATGAAGCCGATGAAATGCTCAATATGGGCTTCATTGACGATGTTGAAAAAATCCTGACCCAGGTGCCCACAGAGCGGCACACCGCTTTTTTCTCGGCTACCATGCCACCGTCGATCCGCAAGCTGGTCAACCGATTCTTGCGATCGCCTATCACGGTCACTATTGAGCAGCCCAAAGCCGCTCCTTCTCGGATTAACCAAGTTGCTTACATGGTGCCCCGTGGTTGCACCAAAGCTAGAGCTTTGCAACCGATTCTGGAACTAGAAGATCCCGAATCAGCGTTGATCTTTGTACGGACTCGCCGAGCTGCTGCCGAACTCACCAGTCAACTGCAAGGCGCAGGTCATAGCGTGGATGAATATCACGGTGACCTCAGCCAAAGCCAGCGGGAACGCCTCTTACATCGCTTCCGGGAAACCCAAGTTCGTTGGGTTGTGGCTACCGACATTGCCGCTCGTGGCATCCACGTTGATGACCTCACCCACGTGATCAACTACGATTTGCCTGATAGCGTTGAAAACTATGTCCACCGGATTGGTCGGACAGGTCGTGCAGGCAAAGAAGGAACTGCAATCTCTCTGGTTCAACCCCTGGATCGCCGCAAGCTGCGGGATATTGAGCGTCACATCCGCCAAGGTCTAGAGATTCGTTCGATCCCCACTCGTGCTCAGATTGAAGCGCGTCACATCGAGAAGCTACAAGCGCAATTGCGTGAAGCATTAGCAGGTGAGCGGATGGCTTCCTTCTTGCCAATCGTGGCGCAGCTGGGTGAAGAGTACGACTCTCACGCGATCGCTGCAGCTGCTCTGCAAATGATTTACGATCGCAGCCGTCCTGCTTGGATGCAATCTGAGGCTTATGAGGATATCGTGACTGACGACAAGCCTCGTCTCAACTCTGGCTCCAAGCCCAAGCCAGTTAAGAAAGTGGTCAAAACTTCTTCAGCACCCCAGGCATCTGCCTCCAAAAACGGCTAATCTTCTCCGCATTCAAACATAAATAGATTTCCCCCTTGTCTGAATTTAGATAAGGGGATTTTTTTATTAAGGAGGAGGGATGAAGGAGGAGGAAAAGATGCTTTAAGCAGGTGAAAGGGGCGTATCGCTAGGAATTAAGGCTATCTCCTAGGCGAGCTACCATTTCGGTGCGCGTGGAGACGTTGAGCTTACGGAACATACGTTTCAGCGCTTGTTTTACGGTGTTTTGGGTAATCCAAAGCTTTTCGCCAATTTCTGCGTTGGTCAGTCCTTGAGCCACTAGTTCTGCAATTTGTTGCTCGCGCTCGGTGAGGCGATCGCTGATGCTGGGCTGTAAACGAGGGGATGTTTGAGGTCGGAAAACAGCCAAACGAGCTG from Trichocoleus desertorum ATA4-8-CV12 includes the following:
- the ggt gene encoding gamma-glutamyltransferase; its protein translation is MFPRYQPHQPPDLSLPHPYLYHRKQWAIAFVSGCAVFLAVGQQSLAAFITPQRSQQGMVVSAHPQASDAGLRMLQQRGNAVDAAVATAFAISVVEPFSAGIGGGGFLLFHAGKTGETTALDFREQAPQLATRQMFLDAQGRVRPQASVNGHLAVAVPGTVAGLHEVHQRYGQLPWAKVVAPSIQLAQSGFVVTPRFVRSVEARKTVILQNSSARQVFTRNGTPYRVGDRFVQPELAKTLQAIAQDPQSFYRGWIAEAIARDMAKNGGLITVNDLQRYRPTWRTPLCGPFRQYQVCSMPPPSSGGVHLLQMLNILGDTDLKAWGWRSPDALHLLASAMQIAYADRAVYLGDPKFVQVPVQALTSQAYAAARRREIPPQQARSSKVVKAVEPAILQRFMAQAESNDTSHLTVVDPARNAVSLTFTINGGFGAGVVAPGTGILLNNEMDDFAIAPGTPNLYGLVGNEANAIAPGKIPLSSMTPTIVTEQGKLRLAVGSPGGSTIITTVFQIILNALVYDMDAGAAVSASRIHHQWLPDTLRVEPWGLDAATLKDLRQRGYKLDEQTPWGNANLIIATPNSALEGATDPRGEGAVRGF
- a CDS encoding DUF1802 family protein, giving the protein MEPTISHALKEWAVAVNALAQGQTILLLRKGGIKEQGGAFKVAYDQVLLYPTYEHQKPELLKPNYAAQVQSVSSGWHPETVPISAWAQITHIIQVSEASTLAQLLPFHVWNEQFVSDRLKWKPRTPLYLLLLRTYRLPQTQMIPYHLEYGGCQSWIDLATSISLADSVPALSDAEYSHQTKTIQTMINESTVQTTVTSL
- a CDS encoding ATP-dependent helicase, whose protein sequence is MTSQIPANSDTNLFDPLTPKPLRSKPTLESLGELRARALEQIRASLRPGQQQMADWQGGPLAVSAVPGAGKSTGMAGAAAIAIARYQLHNSRQLVVVTFTRSAAANVKAKIRQALRAMSLPQGGFVVQTLHGLALNIATRHPDLSGLNLERLTLISPTQSHRLIRACIEQWIADHPALYQQLLEGQHFDGEETERLRRQSVLRTEVLPELAQTVIHEAKSSGLLPEDLQRLSQEITSDGYGVLEVAAGLYERYQTLLRSRDFIDYDEMILSALRVLENDSARQLWQTQTFAVFEDEAQDSTPLQTRLLEILSTDPSNAEQLPNLVRVGDPNQAINSTFTPADPVFFREFCERCGTQDRLVTMDQAGRSTQIIIDAANFVMEWVNRTYGSQRSPAAPQGNETVLPFRPQHIHPVDPQDPQPDANPAPTGRGLELHTPRDPYHTVELIGQRVIDLFGQDPQTQAAILVRENKQGRFIAENLSYLKRDYGIEVYDVGDRDRHSKVPGEILALLQFIDRPHSPDNLKAALAVLVERQLIPSQDLNAIASLPEQFLYPGPLDPAQADPVQKARRFCNSLLRARLELPHYQFISFLALALNYDQAELATADKLAERIAQQTVGDSSMSAMLMRLGEIVSSEKFEPVETENSEARYTRSGQLTIITMHKAKGLDWDYVFLPFLHEQTIPGGLRILPQSQFLGDFTLAEVARAQIRASLHGQFPLPDVATAWERAGQLKLAEEFRLLYVAMTRAKRLLWMSAAQKAPFTWNKPNNLEDKKPCPVLPALKRQFPEAVVS
- a CDS encoding vitamin K epoxide reductase family protein is translated as MRRRRSTPWIHRWSRVIIAAIAAVGAVGTGYLTIIKLTGGAAACPTSGCEQVLSSPYATVFGLPLTLFGFLAYASMGGLAIAPLVVNTSANKDLHAKLENWTWPLMLAIGTAMTVFSGYLMYLLAFQIKALCLYCLASALFSISFLVLTVIGRTWEDVGQLFFTGLVVGLVTLVGTLGVYASIDGTGTTSASGSGAGEPGALVTTPSSPAQIGLAKHLSQVGAKMYGAYWCPHCNDQKQLFGREGAKQINYIECDPGGQNAQPGVCKAQKIEGYPTWEINGQFFGGTQSLEKLAELSGYQGPKNFQ
- a CDS encoding BtpA/SgcQ family protein, which codes for MDLNHIFKTANPIIGVVHLLPLPASPRWGGSLKAVIDRAEQEATALASGGVDGIIVENFFDAPFAKDRVDPAVVSAMSLIVQRLMHLVTVPIGLNVLRNDAQSAIAIATCVQAHFIRVNVLTGVMATDQGLIEGQAHQLLRYRRELGSDVKILADVLVKHARPLGSPNLTTAVQETIERGLADGVILSGWATGSPPSLEDLELATAAANGTPVFIGSGADWENIPTLIQAADGVIVSSSLKRHGRIEQPVDPIRVSRFVESMRRSLAMKGQAKPMTSITAHSYSE
- the rimO gene encoding 30S ribosomal protein S12 methylthiotransferase RimO, whose product is MGNKPTISVAHLGCEKNRIDTEHMLGLLVEAGYQVDTNEDLADYVIVNTCSFIQAAREESVRTIVELAEANKKVVITGCMAQHFQEELLNELPEAVALVGTGDYNKIVNVIQRVETGERVKEVTPEPTYIADETTPRYRTTTEGVAYLRVAEGCDYRCAFCIIPHLRGNQRSRTIESIVAEAEQLAAEGVQELILISQITTNYGLDIYGEPKLDELLRALGKVNVPWIRMHYAYPTGLTPKVIAAIQETPNVLPYLDLPLQHSHPEILRAMNRPWQGRVNDSIIERLKTALPDAVLRTTFIVGFPGETDEHFEHLLQFVERHEFDHVGVFTFSAEEGTPAYSLPNQVPQAIMDKRRDALMALQQPISLKKNQAEIGKTVNVLIEQENPETGELVGRSIRFAPEVDGVVYVQGEAALGTLVPVTIADADVYDLYGRVAP